From one Rhopalosiphum padi isolate XX-2018 chromosome 2, ASM2088224v1, whole genome shotgun sequence genomic stretch:
- the LOC132921546 gene encoding iron-sulfur cluster assembly scaffold protein IscU: protein MFLNKISKCLTTKANSVPCLFYHKNVIDHYENPRNVGSLNKNDKNVGTGLVGAPACGDVMKLQIKVDDNGRIVDAKFKTFGCGSAIASSSLATEWVMGKTVDEALSLKNTEIAKELSLPPVKLHCSMLAEDAIKAALSDYRIKQQEKKKSDQE from the exons ATGTTTTTAAACAAGATATCTAAGTGTCTGACGACGAAGGCTAACAGCGTCCCGTGTCTTTtctatcataaaaat GTGATTGATCATTATGAAAATCCCCGTAATGTTGGATCGttgaataaaaatgacaaaaatgttGGAACTGGATTGGTTGGAGCACCTGCATGTGGTGATGTCATGAAGTTACAAATTAAAGTTGATGATAATGGTAGAATTGTTGATGCCAAGTTTAAAACTTTTGGCTGCGGATCTGCTATTGCTTCTAGTTCACTAGCTACAGAATGGGTTATGGGAAAAACT GTTGATGAAGCACTTTCCTTAAAAAATACAGAAATCGCTAAAGAACTATCTTTGCCTCCAGTGAAGCTTCATTGTTCaa tgttGGCTGAGGATGCTATTAAGGCGGCATTATCAGATTATCGCATTAAACaacaagagaaaaaaaaatcagatcAGGAATAA